In Streptomyces sp. DG2A-72, one genomic interval encodes:
- a CDS encoding RNA polymerase subunit sigma-70: MSADTRLEELGVSGLGEVDEPAFSELAERHRRELHVHCYRMLGSFDDAEDTVQETFLRAWRRRETFEGRSTFRAWLYRIATNACLDLLAKCRPEPATGGEVLWLQPYPDRLLDELPAGDADEPEAVAVARETIELAYLVAVQHLAPRPRAVLILRDVLGWPAKDVAEALGDSVNSVNSALQRARAGMREHLPADRQDWTGGEQDAVTRELVRRYTDASVATDVSALASMLRDDVRCSMPPTPGLHVGRDTVVNNWVEDGFEGMKGLRAILTSVNRQPAAAFYLWQKQEGAYLPLTIDVLRVTGGAITEIVTFHDDQFPRLGLPERLPADGTE, from the coding sequence ATGAGTGCGGACACGCGGCTGGAGGAGTTGGGCGTGAGCGGGCTGGGCGAGGTCGACGAGCCGGCGTTCTCGGAGCTGGCGGAGCGGCACCGGCGGGAGCTGCACGTGCACTGCTACCGGATGCTCGGGTCGTTCGATGATGCCGAGGACACCGTGCAGGAGACGTTCCTGCGTGCCTGGCGGCGGAGGGAGACCTTCGAAGGGCGGTCGACGTTCCGGGCCTGGCTGTACCGGATCGCCACCAACGCCTGCCTGGACCTGCTCGCCAAGTGCCGCCCGGAGCCTGCGACCGGCGGCGAGGTGCTGTGGCTGCAGCCCTACCCGGACCGGCTGCTCGACGAGCTGCCCGCGGGCGACGCGGACGAGCCGGAGGCCGTCGCCGTCGCGCGGGAGACGATCGAGCTGGCGTACCTGGTCGCGGTCCAGCACCTCGCACCACGCCCGCGGGCCGTGCTGATCCTGCGGGATGTTCTCGGCTGGCCGGCGAAGGACGTCGCGGAAGCCCTCGGGGACTCCGTCAACTCCGTGAACAGCGCGCTGCAACGGGCCCGCGCCGGCATGCGGGAGCACCTGCCCGCCGACCGGCAGGACTGGACCGGCGGCGAACAGGACGCCGTCACGCGCGAGCTGGTACGCCGCTATACCGACGCCAGCGTGGCCACGGACGTCTCGGCGCTCGCCTCGATGCTGCGGGACGACGTCCGCTGCTCGATGCCGCCCACGCCGGGCCTGCACGTCGGCCGCGACACGGTGGTGAACAACTGGGTCGAGGACGGATTCGAGGGCATGAAGGGCCTGCGCGCCATCCTCACCTCCGTGAACCGGCAGCCCGCCGCCGCCTTCTACCTCTGGCAGAAACAGGAGGGCGCCTATCTGCCACTGACGATCGACGTCCTGCGCGTCACCGGCGGGGCGATCACCGAGATCGTCACGTTCCACGACGACCAGTTCCCGCGGCTCGGGCTGCCCGAGCGCCTGCCGGCGGACGGCACGGAGTAG
- a CDS encoding alpha/beta hydrolase, which produces MRETDGPVQRNVIIFHGTGANPEVCWYPWLGRRLAERGYAVQIPHYPDLNEEPIATFLPKVLANHVFDERTVLVGHSGGAALLLAVLEHIDVTVSQGVLVAGYATQPNARDEPVLQTGYDWAAIKAHVRDLYFINSRHDPYGCDDRQGRSLFERLGGTQIVRDDGHFGDYDQPYETFELLDRLIG; this is translated from the coding sequence ATGAGGGAGACCGACGGTCCTGTGCAGCGAAACGTCATCATCTTCCATGGAACGGGCGCGAACCCTGAGGTCTGCTGGTATCCGTGGCTGGGCCGACGACTGGCCGAGCGCGGGTACGCCGTCCAGATTCCGCACTATCCCGACCTGAACGAAGAGCCCATTGCCACGTTCCTGCCGAAGGTGCTGGCCAACCATGTCTTCGATGAGCGCACGGTGTTGGTAGGTCACTCGGGAGGCGCCGCGCTGCTGCTCGCGGTCCTTGAGCACATCGACGTGACGGTGTCCCAGGGTGTCCTCGTGGCCGGCTATGCCACACAGCCCAACGCCCGAGACGAACCCGTCCTGCAGACGGGCTACGACTGGGCGGCGATCAAGGCCCATGTTCGCGACCTGTACTTCATCAATTCCCGCCATGACCCGTACGGCTGCGACGACAGGCAGGGGCGCTCATTGTTCGAGCGGCTGGGAGGCACACAGATCGTCCGCGATGACGGGCACTTCGGCGACTACGACCAGCCGTATGAGACCTTCGAGTTGCTCGACAGACTCATCGGCTGA
- a CDS encoding serine hydrolase, which produces MAGPPGQDPQQPRYGKSALQRDTDEIRAFGVTGVQARVTGPGGRTLTASSGVSDIETNRPVAPGSSFRIGSNNKTFVATVVLQLVGEGRLGLDDTVERWLPGVVQGNGNRGDKITVRQLLQHTSGISDESYPGYDSVEEYYAKRYEIRTPEEIVALAMRHKPVFEPGRGWSYSNTGYAVLGMVVQKVTGRPWYEEVNDRIIRPLHLDHTIWPGTSPSLPHPHLRGYQRFPSGGPLVDVTEVIDADASGGLISTTADLDRFFRALLAGKLLRPEQQKQMEQTVPVDEETNQILPGARYGLGLLSRPLSCGGRFWSHGGDQIGYKTRNGVMGDGRRSVVIAMSTQLSDSLENEVGQEKVAHNLVENALCQK; this is translated from the coding sequence ATGGCGGGGCCGCCGGGACAGGACCCGCAGCAACCGCGCTACGGCAAGTCCGCGCTGCAACGCGACACCGACGAGATCCGTGCGTTCGGGGTCACGGGTGTCCAGGCGCGGGTGACGGGCCCGGGTGGCAGGACTCTGACCGCGAGCAGCGGCGTGTCCGACATCGAGACCAACCGCCCGGTCGCACCCGGGTCCTCTTTCCGGATCGGCAGCAACAACAAGACGTTCGTGGCCACGGTCGTGCTGCAACTGGTGGGGGAGGGCAGACTCGGGCTGGACGACACCGTAGAACGCTGGCTCCCCGGCGTGGTGCAGGGCAACGGCAATCGGGGCGACAAGATCACCGTCCGGCAGCTCCTCCAGCACACCAGCGGCATCTCCGACGAGAGTTACCCCGGGTATGACTCCGTCGAGGAGTACTACGCGAAACGTTATGAGATCCGCACGCCCGAGGAGATCGTGGCCCTGGCCATGCGGCACAAGCCGGTGTTCGAACCGGGCCGGGGATGGAGCTACTCCAACACGGGTTACGCCGTCCTGGGCATGGTCGTCCAGAAGGTGACCGGCCGTCCGTGGTACGAGGAAGTCAACGATCGGATCATCCGCCCGCTCCACCTCGACCACACCATCTGGCCGGGCACTTCCCCCTCCCTGCCTCACCCGCATCTGCGCGGCTACCAACGCTTCCCGTCCGGTGGTCCGCTGGTGGACGTCACCGAAGTGATCGACGCGGATGCGTCCGGCGGCCTCATCTCCACCACCGCCGACCTCGACCGCTTCTTCCGAGCCCTGCTCGCCGGCAAGCTACTGCGTCCTGAGCAGCAGAAGCAGATGGAGCAGACCGTCCCCGTGGACGAGGAGACCAACCAGATCCTGCCGGGCGCCCGTTACGGCCTCGGCCTCCTCTCCCGCCCGCTGTCCTGCGGCGGGAGGTTCTGGAGCCATGGCGGCGACCAGATCGGCTACAAGACGCGAAACGGAGTCATGGGTGACGGCCGGCGCAGCGTGGTAATAGCGATGTCCACCCAGCTCAGCGACTCACTGGAGAACGAGGTCGGGCAGGAGAAAGTCGCTCACAACCTGGTGGAGAACGCATTGTGCCAAAAGTGA
- a CDS encoding nitroreductase family protein: MQHAPLVVVPLAHKAAYLERYAEADKGWEDRAEARWPAPYWYIDTGMASLLMLLTAVDEGLGACFFGIMPQQPKDFRAEFAIPDEYDPIGAITVGYRADDLPTQSPRVEERRRGSGEVVHRGHWGRHV; this comes from the coding sequence ATGCAGCATGCTCCGCTGGTCGTCGTACCGCTGGCCCACAAGGCGGCCTATCTCGAACGCTACGCCGAGGCGGACAAGGGGTGGGAAGATCGCGCAGAAGCTCGCTGGCCCGCGCCGTACTGGTACATCGACACCGGGATGGCCTCCCTGCTCATGCTGCTGACCGCTGTTGACGAGGGCCTCGGCGCGTGCTTCTTCGGCATCATGCCCCAACAACCCAAGGACTTCCGGGCCGAGTTCGCGATACCCGACGAGTACGACCCCATCGGCGCGATCACGGTCGGCTACCGCGCCGACGACCTGCCCACGCAGAGTCCTCGTGTCGAAGAACGCCGACGTGGCTCGGGTGAGGTCGTCCACCGTGGTCACTGGGGCCGACACGTCTGA
- a CDS encoding MerR family transcriptional regulator — protein sequence MLTIGELASYTGVTVRAVRHYHAKGLLPEPERDHSGYRRYDAGALVELIKIRTLAEAGVPLARVRELLQADAEEFAAAVAEIDERLRAEIRERQQHRDRIARLAAGDNLVLPPGVVEFLDRLRALGVDERIVQVERDGWIPLAAHSPERVPEWTARKREQIADAHLIDFYLTLGRAFDWTDDDPRLVELADQLAAHLTRMADEYGEDYVDDTDIEPPFVRLMDTLAFNTAPPARRLIELLRKRGWTGWTKLERVDRSRGPTGTQ from the coding sequence ATGCTCACCATCGGCGAGTTGGCGTCGTACACCGGAGTGACGGTCCGCGCGGTGCGGCACTATCACGCCAAGGGCCTGCTGCCCGAGCCGGAGCGCGACCACTCCGGCTATCGGAGGTACGACGCCGGCGCCCTGGTCGAGCTGATCAAGATCCGGACGCTCGCCGAGGCCGGGGTTCCGCTGGCACGCGTGCGGGAGCTGCTCCAGGCCGACGCGGAGGAGTTCGCCGCGGCCGTCGCGGAGATCGACGAACGACTGCGGGCGGAGATCCGCGAGCGGCAGCAGCACCGCGATCGGATCGCCCGCCTCGCCGCCGGCGACAACCTGGTACTGCCCCCGGGGGTGGTCGAGTTCCTCGACCGGCTGCGAGCGCTCGGCGTCGACGAGCGGATCGTCCAGGTCGAACGCGACGGCTGGATCCCGCTGGCCGCGCACTCACCGGAACGCGTCCCGGAGTGGACGGCACGCAAGCGGGAGCAGATCGCCGACGCCCACCTGATCGACTTCTATCTCACCCTGGGCCGGGCCTTCGACTGGACGGACGACGACCCACGGCTGGTCGAACTGGCCGACCAACTGGCCGCCCACCTCACGCGGATGGCCGACGAGTACGGCGAGGACTACGTCGACGACACCGACATCGAGCCGCCCTTCGTGAGGCTGATGGACACACTGGCCTTCAACACCGCACCGCCGGCCCGTCGACTGATCGAGCTGCTGAGAAAGCGCGGCTGGACCGGCTGGACGAAGCTTGAGCGCGTGGACAGGTCACGGGGGCCGACGGGAACGCAGTAG